One region of Bacillus zhangzhouensis genomic DNA includes:
- a CDS encoding glycine/betaine ABC transporter, translating into MWKKFLYIGMTALLVFLLAACGVQTDSNASAAQQVNKTIIGIDPGSGIMALTDQAKKDYGLEDWTIVSASSAAMTATLKKSYDRKKPIIVTGWNPHWMFSRYDLKYLDDPKKSYGEAEEIHTISRKGFAKDQPEAAKMLSQFKWSQDDMGEVMIDIQEGVKPKDAAIKYVKKHKDQVAKWTKGVKKSNGEKVNLAYVAWDSEIASTNVAAEVLRELGFNVTLTQVEAGPMWTAIATGSADASLSAWLPNTHKTYAAKFKGKYDDLGTSMKGLRMGLVVPTYMKNVNSIEDLKK; encoded by the coding sequence ATGTGGAAAAAGTTTCTCTACATTGGGATGACCGCCCTGCTTGTCTTTTTACTAGCCGCTTGCGGCGTGCAGACAGATTCAAATGCGAGTGCAGCACAGCAGGTGAATAAAACCATTATCGGAATTGATCCGGGTTCAGGGATTATGGCACTGACAGATCAAGCGAAAAAGGATTACGGCTTAGAGGATTGGACGATTGTATCTGCATCAAGTGCAGCCATGACTGCAACGCTCAAAAAATCTTACGACCGTAAAAAGCCAATCATCGTCACTGGCTGGAATCCACACTGGATGTTTTCCCGTTATGATTTAAAATATTTAGATGATCCAAAAAAATCTTACGGTGAAGCGGAAGAGATTCATACGATTTCACGTAAAGGCTTTGCAAAGGATCAGCCGGAAGCAGCCAAAATGCTTAGTCAGTTTAAATGGTCTCAAGATGACATGGGCGAAGTCATGATTGATATCCAAGAGGGTGTAAAACCAAAGGATGCCGCCATAAAATATGTGAAAAAACATAAAGACCAAGTAGCGAAATGGACAAAAGGCGTGAAAAAGTCGAATGGTGAAAAAGTCAATCTTGCCTACGTTGCCTGGGATAGTGAGATTGCAAGTACCAATGTTGCGGCAGAAGTATTGCGTGAACTCGGGTTTAATGTGACTTTGACTCAGGTTGAAGCAGGTCCAATGTGGACAGCAATTGCAACCGGAAGTGCGGATGCATCATTATCCGCTTGGCTGCCAAATACACATAAAACCTATGCAGCGAAGTTTAAAGGAAAATATGATGACCTTGGTACAAGTATGAAAGGTCTTCGAATGGGGTTAGTTGTTCCGACATACATGAAGAACGTAAACTCCATTGAGGATTTGAAAAAATAG